The Burkholderia mayonis genome window below encodes:
- a CDS encoding phasin family protein, translating into MSLLTPEQIAAAQKTNIESLFGLTTKAFEGVEKLIELNLQVVKSTLAESQENVQRALSVKDAQELLALQASLTQPIAEKVLAYGRHVYEIASATQAEFAKVAEAQYEEQNRKVQALVDNVAKNAPAGSETAVAALKSAINAANTTYETVQKAAKQAVEIAETNFNAAAAVATKAANTAAAASRRSGNKPA; encoded by the coding sequence ATGTCCTTGCTGACCCCCGAGCAAATCGCCGCTGCCCAGAAAACCAACATCGAAAGCCTCTTCGGCCTCACGACGAAGGCGTTCGAAGGCGTCGAAAAGCTGATCGAACTGAATCTGCAAGTGGTGAAGTCGACGCTCGCTGAAAGTCAGGAAAACGTGCAGCGCGCGCTGTCCGTGAAGGACGCGCAGGAACTCCTCGCGCTGCAAGCCAGCCTCACGCAGCCGATCGCCGAGAAGGTGCTGGCGTACGGCCGTCACGTGTACGAAATCGCGTCGGCAACGCAAGCCGAGTTCGCGAAGGTCGCCGAAGCGCAATACGAGGAACAGAACCGCAAGGTGCAAGCTCTCGTCGACAACGTCGCGAAGAATGCGCCGGCCGGCTCGGAAACCGCCGTCGCCGCGCTGAAGTCGGCGATCAACGCCGCGAACACGACGTACGAAACGGTGCAGAAGGCCGCGAAGCAAGCGGTCGAAATCGCCGAAACGAACTTCAACGCCGCGGCCGCCGTCGCCACGAAGGCGGCGAACACAGCGGCCGCCGCGTCGCGCCGCAGCGGCAACAAGCCGGCATAA
- the pbpG gene encoding D-alanyl-D-alanine endopeptidase produces the protein MKAQLFAPLRMMQSVALGTAVSVAVSLMMATAAVAPADAFAATAKTAQSAKGKKSAAKKSLRAASSSAEPRAKGARKRVTYVSNGRHHSGVRRVAFQPRPPSVGQAFGLHETPDSLALRSSVAYVVDQNTSEPLFDKNSHAVVPIASITKLMTAMVVIDSKTPLTDQVEVTDEDRDYEKGTGSRLSVGSVLSREDMLHIALMASENRAAAALSRYYPGGRPAFIAAMNAKAKTLGMTDTHFENSTGLSSQNVSSARDLVKMVNAAYQYPLIRKFSTDRSYEVNTGKRTLAYNSTNALVRNPSWDIGLQKTGFINEAGECLVMQTTIHGRPIVMVLLDSFGKYSRFADASRVRNWLDNGGGERLTAANTSTGGT, from the coding sequence ATGAAAGCCCAATTGTTTGCACCGCTCAGGATGATGCAGAGCGTGGCGCTCGGCACCGCCGTTTCGGTCGCCGTCTCGCTGATGATGGCCACGGCCGCCGTCGCGCCCGCGGACGCGTTCGCCGCCACTGCCAAGACCGCGCAGAGCGCGAAAGGCAAGAAGAGCGCGGCGAAGAAGTCGCTGCGCGCTGCATCGTCGAGCGCCGAGCCGCGCGCGAAAGGCGCACGCAAGCGCGTGACCTACGTGTCGAACGGCCGTCACCACAGCGGCGTGCGCCGGGTCGCGTTCCAGCCGCGTCCGCCGTCGGTCGGCCAGGCGTTCGGCCTGCACGAGACGCCCGATTCGCTCGCGCTGCGGTCGAGCGTCGCGTACGTCGTCGACCAGAACACGTCCGAGCCGCTCTTCGACAAGAACTCGCATGCGGTCGTGCCGATCGCGTCGATCACGAAGCTGATGACGGCGATGGTCGTCATCGATTCGAAGACGCCGCTCACCGACCAGGTCGAAGTGACCGATGAGGATCGCGACTACGAAAAGGGCACGGGCTCGCGCCTGTCGGTCGGCTCGGTGCTGTCGCGCGAGGACATGCTGCACATCGCGCTGATGGCGTCGGAGAACCGCGCGGCGGCCGCATTGTCGCGCTACTACCCGGGCGGCCGTCCGGCGTTCATCGCGGCGATGAACGCGAAGGCGAAGACGCTCGGCATGACCGACACGCATTTCGAGAACTCGACGGGCCTGTCGAGCCAGAACGTGTCGAGCGCGCGCGATCTCGTCAAGATGGTGAACGCGGCGTACCAGTACCCGCTCATCCGCAAGTTCTCGACCGACCGCAGCTACGAGGTGAACACTGGCAAGCGGACGCTCGCGTACAACAGTACGAACGCGCTCGTGCGCAATCCGTCGTGGGACATCGGCCTGCAGAAGACCGGCTTCATCAACGAAGCGGGCGAGTGCCTCGTGATGCAGACGACGATCCACGGACGTCCGATCGTGATGGTGCTGCTCGATTCGTTCGGCAAGTATTCGCGCTTCGCGGATGCGTCGCGCGTGCGCAATTGGCTCGACAACGGCGGCGGCGAGCGTCTGACGGCGGCGAACACGTCGACAGGCGGGACCTGA
- a CDS encoding IclR family transcriptional regulator codes for MSNPNPDSKTSIQVIERMMRLLDALAAHSDPVSLKELAQRTELHPSTAHRILNDMVTCRLVDRSDPGTYRLGMRLLELGNLVKARLSVRDAALMPMRELHRLTGQTVNLSVRQGDEIVYIERAYSERSGMQVVRAIGGRAPLHLTSVGKLFLAADETSRVRAYATRTGLAGHTQNSITDLPKLERELTLVRQQACARDNEELELGVRCIAAGIYDDSGKLVAGLSLSAPADRLQDAWLGQLSRTALTISESLGYHTAATKEMDAPAQKQA; via the coding sequence ATGAGCAACCCGAACCCGGATTCCAAGACATCGATCCAAGTGATCGAACGGATGATGCGGCTCCTGGATGCGCTCGCCGCGCACAGCGATCCGGTCAGCCTGAAGGAACTCGCGCAGCGCACCGAACTGCACCCGTCCACCGCGCACCGGATCCTGAACGACATGGTGACCTGCCGTCTCGTCGACCGGTCCGACCCCGGCACGTACCGGCTCGGCATGCGCCTCCTCGAGCTCGGCAACCTCGTGAAAGCGCGCCTGTCGGTGCGCGACGCCGCGCTGATGCCGATGCGCGAGCTGCACAGGCTGACGGGCCAGACCGTAAACCTGTCGGTGCGCCAGGGCGACGAGATCGTCTACATCGAGCGCGCGTATTCGGAGCGCTCGGGGATGCAGGTCGTCCGCGCGATCGGCGGCCGCGCGCCGCTGCACCTGACGTCGGTCGGCAAGCTGTTCCTCGCGGCCGACGAGACATCCCGGGTGCGCGCGTACGCGACGCGCACGGGTCTCGCAGGCCACACACAGAACAGCATCACCGATCTGCCGAAGCTCGAGCGTGAACTCACGCTCGTGCGCCAGCAGGCGTGCGCACGCGACAACGAAGAGCTGGAGCTCGGCGTGCGCTGCATCGCGGCCGGCATCTACGACGATTCCGGCAAGCTCGTCGCGGGGCTGTCGCTGTCTGCGCCCGCCGACCGGCTGCAGGACGCGTGGCTCGGCCAGTTGAGCCGCACGGCGCTCACGATCTCCGAATCGCTCGGCTATCACACGGCGGCCACGAAGGAAATGGATGCGCCGGCGCAAAAGCAGGCTTAG
- a CDS encoding (Fe-S)-binding protein has translation MRVGLFVTCLVDLMRPEIGFSALKLLKQAGCEVVVPPAQTCCGQPAYNSGERALARDLAEKTLREFEQFDYVVVPSGSCGGMIRVHYGDLFRDDPELMARYGRLRTKVYELTDFLVNVAQVKLEPGEFKGPVTYHDSCSGLRELGVKAQPRALLAQRGVAVDEMKDCEHCCGFGGTFAVKYGNISTAIVDEKCANVRATGAPAVVLGDLGCMLNIEGRLRRTGDRDTRVLHVAQVLAGDV, from the coding sequence ATGCGAGTCGGTTTGTTCGTCACGTGCCTCGTCGACCTGATGCGGCCCGAAATCGGTTTTTCGGCACTCAAGCTGCTGAAGCAGGCGGGCTGCGAGGTCGTCGTGCCGCCCGCGCAGACTTGCTGCGGCCAGCCCGCGTACAACTCGGGCGAACGCGCGCTTGCGCGCGATCTCGCCGAGAAGACGCTGCGCGAGTTCGAGCAGTTCGACTACGTCGTCGTGCCGTCGGGCTCGTGCGGCGGGATGATTCGCGTCCATTACGGCGATCTCTTTCGCGACGATCCCGAGCTGATGGCGCGCTACGGGCGCCTGCGCACGAAGGTCTACGAACTGACCGATTTCCTCGTCAACGTCGCGCAGGTGAAGCTCGAGCCGGGCGAGTTCAAGGGGCCCGTCACGTACCACGATTCCTGCTCGGGCCTGCGCGAGCTCGGCGTGAAGGCGCAGCCGCGCGCGCTTCTCGCGCAGCGCGGCGTCGCCGTCGACGAGATGAAGGACTGCGAGCACTGCTGCGGCTTCGGCGGCACATTCGCGGTGAAGTACGGCAACATCTCGACCGCGATCGTCGACGAGAAATGCGCGAACGTGCGCGCGACGGGCGCTCCGGCCGTCGTGCTCGGCGATCTCGGCTGCATGCTGAACATCGAGGGCCGCCTGCGCCGCACGGGCGATCGCGACACGCGCGTGCTGCACGTCGCGCAGGTGCTCGCGGGAGACGTCTGA